The proteins below come from a single Carassius carassius chromosome 11, fCarCar2.1, whole genome shotgun sequence genomic window:
- the LOC132152905 gene encoding ADP-ribosylation factor-like protein 5A: MGIIFTKLWRLFNHQEHKVIIVGLDNAGKTTILYQFSMNEVVHTSPTIGSNVEEIVVNNTHFLMWDIGGQESLRSSWNTYYTNTEFVIVVVDSTDRERISVTREELYRMLAHEDLKKAGLLIFANKQDVKGCMTVAEISQSLQLTSVKDHQWHIQACCALTGEGLCQGLEWMMSRLRVR; encoded by the exons AGCACAAAGTCATTATTGTCGGGCTGGACAATGCAGGAAAGACCACCATACTTTATCAGTT CTCTATGAATGAGGTGGTGCACACTTCACCCACTATAGGCAGCAATGTGGAAGAGATTGTGGTCAATAATACACATTTCCTTATGTGGGACATTGGAGGACAGGAATCACTACGCTCCTCTTGGAACACTTACTACACTAACACAGAG TTTGTGATCGTGGTCGTGGACagcacagacagagagaggatCTCAGTGACCAGAGAGGAGCTCTACAGAATGTTAGCCCATGAG GATCTGAAAAAAGCTGGTTTGTTGATTTTCGCCAACAAGCAAGATGTGAAGGGTTGTATGACAGTTGCTGAGATTTCCCAGAGTCTTCAGCTTACCTCTGTCAAAGACCACCAGTGGCACATCCAGGCCTGCTGTGCTCTCACTGGAGAAGG GCTCTGCCAGGGTCTAGAATGGATGATGTCACGACTGCGAGTaagatga